One Defluviitoga tunisiensis genomic window carries:
- a CDS encoding phospho-sugar mutase, producing the protein MDDVVEKAFESYRLWLENIDDVELKEELLSLKGNEEEIIDRFYKDLEFGTGGLRGKIGAGSNRMNVYTVARATQGYANYLKKYKDFPSVVIAYDTRRYSDLFARVASSVLAANNIIVYIFDQVAPTPLLSYAVRRLKTDGGIIITASHNPPEYNGYKVYTADGTQAVPRYANEITNEIEKLDYFKDINIVSFEEGIQSDKIIILNEEIFNDYLDEIEGYIRSLNPNLNVKPVIVYTPLYGAGLKLAHDILTRLGFEVNLVEEQSKVDPDFPTLKVPNPEEKDAFELALKKAKKVNANLVLATDPDGDRIGVYEKFNDEYVTFTGNHVGVMLTHFLLRKFYDYSSIKPGDYVVKTIVTTDMVKPIAQEFGVEVEETLTGFKFIGEKIEKNKKKGKKFLFGFEESYGYLANDHVRDKDAIITAALIAVMSSELLAVNKTLTEYLKELKERYGFYEEKLLSFTYEGFLGIQKINRIMSKMRKMPPVKIGEYELKETLDYLKGVEGFPKSNVVELRYGKVKLIGRPSGTEPKIKFYIMVNGQSEEEAKQLINEAEKAVFEIVNV; encoded by the coding sequence TGATGATGTTGAACTGAAGGAAGAATTATTGAGCTTAAAAGGTAATGAAGAGGAGATAATAGATAGATTTTACAAAGATTTAGAATTTGGGACAGGAGGGTTAAGAGGGAAAATTGGTGCAGGAAGTAATAGAATGAATGTTTACACAGTTGCGCGCGCAACTCAGGGATATGCAAATTACCTAAAAAAGTATAAAGATTTTCCTAGTGTAGTTATTGCATATGATACGAGAAGATATTCAGACCTTTTTGCAAGGGTTGCCTCTAGTGTTTTGGCCGCAAACAATATTATTGTATATATTTTTGATCAAGTTGCTCCTACCCCCTTATTGTCTTATGCTGTTAGGAGATTAAAAACTGATGGTGGTATTATTATAACAGCTAGCCACAATCCTCCTGAATATAATGGATATAAGGTTTATACTGCTGATGGGACACAAGCTGTTCCAAGATATGCAAATGAGATAACAAATGAGATTGAAAAATTAGATTATTTTAAGGATATTAATATAGTATCCTTTGAAGAAGGTATTCAATCAGATAAGATAATTATACTTAATGAAGAGATATTTAATGATTATTTGGATGAAATTGAAGGATACATAAGAAGTTTAAATCCTAACCTTAATGTAAAACCTGTAATAGTTTATACCCCCTTGTATGGAGCGGGGTTAAAGTTAGCGCATGATATATTAACTAGATTAGGGTTTGAAGTTAATCTTGTTGAAGAGCAATCGAAAGTCGATCCTGATTTTCCAACTCTAAAGGTGCCTAATCCTGAAGAAAAAGATGCCTTCGAATTGGCATTAAAGAAGGCCAAAAAGGTTAATGCAAATTTAGTTCTTGCAACCGATCCTGATGGAGATAGAATAGGTGTATACGAGAAGTTTAATGATGAGTACGTAACTTTTACAGGAAACCATGTAGGAGTAATGTTAACCCATTTTCTGTTGAGAAAATTCTACGATTATTCTTCTATAAAACCAGGTGATTATGTTGTAAAAACTATCGTCACAACAGATATGGTAAAACCAATAGCGCAAGAGTTTGGGGTAGAAGTTGAAGAGACTTTAACGGGATTTAAGTTTATCGGAGAAAAGATCGAAAAAAATAAAAAGAAAGGTAAAAAGTTCTTGTTTGGTTTTGAAGAAAGTTATGGCTATTTAGCTAATGATCATGTTAGAGATAAGGATGCAATTATTACCGCAGCACTTATTGCCGTTATGTCGTCTGAGTTATTAGCGGTTAACAAAACACTCACTGAATATTTAAAAGAACTGAAAGAACGTTATGGTTTTTATGAAGAAAAATTACTGTCTTTTACCTATGAAGGTTTTCTAGGGATTCAAAAAATAAATAGGATCATGAGCAAGATGAGAAAGATGCCTCCAGTAAAAATAGGTGAGTATGAGCTTAAAGAAACACTTGATTATTTGAAAGGTGTGGAGGGATTTCCTAAGTCAAATGTTGTAGAATTAAGATATGGAAAGGTTAAACTAATAGGAAGGCCATCTGGTACCGAACCGAAAATAAAATTTTATATTATGGTAAATGGTCAATCTGAAGAAGAGGCTAAACAACTTATCAATGAAGCGGAAAAGGCTGTTTTTGAGATTGTAAATGTGTAA
- the truA gene encoding tRNA pseudouridine(38-40) synthase TruA, with protein sequence MRWVAATIAYDGTNFFGYQSQSGYRTVQGELEKTLEIIFKEKITTYGCGRTDTGVHALGQVVSFPVLNDNMTDKNVKDALNAILPEDIYVREIKQVRDNFNPRAEATKRIYFYLIYTNKEPDIFLRNRVWWMPFDLDIAKMRHAARYFEGEHDFTTFKTGNDERNPIRMIYRIRIINYNKNIICIRIEGKSFLRRMIRNIVGALVKVGTDAWEPERIKIILEAKQRSLAPASAPAQGLYFYSALF encoded by the coding sequence GTGAGATGGGTTGCAGCAACGATCGCATACGATGGTACTAATTTTTTTGGGTATCAAAGTCAAAGTGGTTACAGAACAGTTCAAGGTGAGTTAGAAAAGACGTTAGAAATAATATTTAAAGAAAAGATAACAACTTATGGTTGTGGAAGAACAGACACAGGTGTTCATGCTCTCGGACAGGTAGTTTCATTCCCAGTTTTAAATGATAATATGACAGATAAAAACGTTAAAGATGCTTTAAACGCTATTCTTCCAGAAGATATATATGTAAGAGAAATAAAACAAGTTAGAGATAATTTTAATCCCCGAGCAGAAGCTACTAAAAGGATTTATTTTTATTTAATATATACAAATAAAGAACCAGATATTTTTTTAAGAAATAGGGTTTGGTGGATGCCTTTTGATTTAGATATAGCAAAGATGAGACATGCAGCAAGGTATTTTGAAGGAGAACATGACTTTACAACCTTCAAAACTGGTAATGATGAACGAAACCCTATAAGAATGATTTATAGAATTCGCATTATTAATTATAATAAAAACATTATCTGTATTAGAATAGAAGGAAAATCATTTCTAAGAAGGATGATTAGAAACATAGTTGGAGCTTTAGTGAAGGTAGGGACGGATGCATGGGAACCAGAAAGGATAAAAATTATACTCGAGGCAAAGCAAAGATCTTTAGCTCCAGCCTCTGCCCCTGCACAAGGGCTGTATTTTTATTCAGCGTTATTTTAA
- a CDS encoding ATP-binding cassette domain-containing protein, whose product MHKASVIQFVDYSMEISNKTLLKNINLEFAENETFLVYGPRNSGKSLLLRSIVDLNNELFRNVKSSGAILFQGENIVNLEGQYLRSQISYCEPTFIDNINFLTLSEVLYLALGLKVSDITKDQFLLLEKLNLSHIFADRNTLKSYEHFDEWTIGDKISFIIFLNIARNPQVFIFDSILDHLDDFLLNNIKEFLYETKKDKTLIISTRIIKLFSDIAQKIGFIANGEILFTGDIQDFMLSFPV is encoded by the coding sequence ATGCATAAAGCATCTGTAATTCAGTTTGTAGATTATTCGATGGAAATAAGTAACAAAACACTCTTAAAAAACATAAACCTGGAATTTGCTGAAAATGAAACTTTTTTAGTCTATGGCCCCCGCAACTCTGGGAAGTCTCTGTTATTAAGATCAATAGTAGATCTTAATAACGAGCTTTTCAGGAATGTTAAAAGTAGCGGGGCAATTTTATTTCAAGGCGAGAATATTGTTAATCTTGAGGGACAATATTTACGTTCTCAGATTTCTTATTGTGAGCCAACATTCATAGACAATATCAATTTTTTAACCTTAAGCGAGGTCCTATATTTAGCTTTAGGTTTAAAGGTATCTGACATTACTAAAGATCAATTTTTACTGTTAGAAAAGCTTAATTTATCACATATCTTTGCTGATAGAAACACTCTAAAATCATATGAACATTTTGATGAATGGACAATTGGAGATAAAATTTCTTTCATAATCTTCTTAAATATTGCAAGAAATCCTCAAGTATTTATATTCGATTCTATTCTTGACCATTTAGATGATTTCTTACTCAACAATATAAAAGAATTTCTTTATGAAACAAAAAAAGATAAGACCCTTATTATTTCTACTAGAATCATCAAATTATTCTCTGATATCGCTCAAAAAATAGGGTTTATAGCTAACGGAGAAATATTATTTACGGGAGATATTCAAGATTTCATGTTAAGTTTTCCTGTTTGA
- a CDS encoding MATE family efflux transporter, translated as MKKEKLTKEEKATKLSLSNPLLKESLRIAGPAFVELVMSTLFGMVDMIMVGRISPSAIAAVGLTNQPFNLLIAVFAALNVGTTALVAWNIGSHSVKDAQEVTRQSLKMGLILGIIFSVLGVIAAPAVITFMGAQEDTFPLATQYFQIVSSGLIFLVLNMVITAALRGAGETKIPMFYNLAANLFNVFGNWVLIYGKLGFPRLEVAGAAISTVVSRLLGCLAAFYVLYFSKRSMLALKYSEVKESRGLDSGIIKKIFSIGIPSALEQLVIQSGLMFFGRIVAGLGTSVYAAHQIGLNINGLTFSPSQAFGVASTTLVGQSLGANDPKKAEQYANIIHKVGLIVACGVGLGFIIFSHPIARLYTDDLVVAAMAGTVLKIMALAQPGQSTQLILSGALRGAGDTTYPLIASLAGIWGIRVVLSHIFVRIFGWGLIGAWTAMVIDQYIRSFIVFLRFRSDKWKYKRALTVKQEE; from the coding sequence TTGAAAAAGGAAAAGTTAACAAAAGAAGAAAAAGCTACAAAATTATCTCTTTCAAATCCTTTACTGAAAGAATCTTTAAGGATTGCGGGACCTGCATTCGTAGAGCTAGTCATGTCAACCCTTTTTGGGATGGTAGACATGATAATGGTTGGAAGAATATCACCAAGCGCCATTGCAGCAGTTGGATTAACTAATCAACCTTTTAACTTGTTAATTGCGGTTTTTGCTGCTTTGAATGTTGGGACTACAGCTTTGGTAGCCTGGAATATAGGATCTCACAGCGTAAAAGATGCCCAAGAAGTTACTAGACAATCTCTGAAAATGGGATTAATTCTAGGGATTATTTTTAGTGTTCTTGGCGTTATAGCTGCACCAGCAGTTATTACCTTTATGGGGGCTCAAGAAGATACATTTCCACTTGCTACCCAGTATTTTCAAATCGTTAGTTCTGGTTTAATATTTTTAGTACTAAACATGGTTATAACTGCAGCTTTAAGGGGCGCAGGAGAAACAAAAATTCCTATGTTCTACAACTTAGCGGCTAACTTGTTTAATGTGTTTGGAAATTGGGTCCTTATATATGGTAAATTAGGATTCCCAAGATTGGAGGTTGCAGGAGCCGCTATTTCTACAGTAGTATCTCGTTTACTTGGATGTCTTGCAGCTTTCTATGTACTTTATTTTTCAAAAAGAAGCATGTTAGCTTTAAAATACTCGGAAGTCAAAGAAAGCAGAGGGTTAGATTCTGGTATTATAAAAAAGATTTTCTCTATAGGAATACCATCTGCTCTTGAACAGTTGGTAATACAAAGTGGTCTAATGTTTTTCGGACGAATTGTTGCAGGGTTAGGTACTTCAGTTTATGCTGCCCATCAAATTGGTCTAAACATAAATGGATTAACATTCTCACCTAGCCAAGCATTTGGTGTTGCTTCTACAACTCTAGTAGGTCAGAGCTTAGGCGCAAACGACCCAAAAAAAGCAGAACAATACGCAAACATTATTCACAAAGTTGGGTTAATAGTTGCTTGTGGCGTTGGCCTTGGGTTTATTATATTTTCTCATCCAATAGCCCGTTTGTATACGGACGATTTAGTTGTTGCAGCTATGGCAGGAACGGTTTTAAAAATTATGGCGTTAGCACAACCAGGGCAATCTACTCAACTAATATTGTCAGGTGCCTTAAGAGGAGCAGGAGACACCACATATCCTTTAATTGCTTCTCTAGCTGGTATTTGGGGTATTCGTGTTGTCTTATCCCACATATTCGTTCGAATTTTTGGTTGGGGACTTATAGGTGCATGGACTGCTATGGTTATTGACCAATATATACGCTCTTTTATTGTATTTTTACGTTTTCGATCGGATAAATGGAAATATAAGAGGGCTTTGACCGTAAAACAAGAAGAATAG